A genomic stretch from Bacteroidetes Order II. bacterium includes:
- a CDS encoding TonB-dependent receptor: MNLKFTDTQNIGIIGVSVRLINEKKPSSQQTGTTNQEGSIRIKVEPAATYRLQATFIGYKPIDESISFKKEDIERIFVLTEDTASLGEVIVTAKKPLITQVDDMSVVDPSPVADISSNAMEVLEKIPGLFIDQDGNIYLNSTTPASVYLNGREQKMSREDTAVLLKNLPPNSIERIEILRTPSAKFDASSSGGLVNVVLKRGFKIGRTGSLYSGYSQGRHADGRLGINLNNQDGGRTSYFGLSLGGRTGFDQVETSRLFSADSLLSQFATTTSPNQNIFTRFGFGFEPKKNWELNLDSRISTNRNTSDVLNQNSIRRVGSSSTTPYSQSENLTNNNGLSWSVNQEVSTKYKLDKEGSEWTTEFEATYAKSNGEQVYNNAFILPTVFNTGGEGASENQRFAFTAQSDLKYKLPEKITLEAGIKSNWQNIQNEADYVRIQGATRTPDAFRTRSFSYTENTHAAYLQASKTIGSFVLKSGLRLENADIRGNQTIPNDTTFQVNRTDLFPYAYLSRTLVSISNFELKGFAIYRRSISRPGYGFLNPSPRYLDQYAYEVGNPNLRPQFTTNYELNISVGDMPIFAIGRNDTKDIFTNVVYQDPKNPSVAVRTYDNLGKRAEDYFRLTAAIPPGGRYFFVVGTQYGRNRYDGLYENKPLTFDRGSWSFFTFHMFKVDKNTNLTLNGFMQVNGQQQFYELENFGALSVGITRKFLKDKLNVALRINDILNTQKNHFNLSQGTVQASGFRSGDTRRIGLNIRYNFGFRQKEEKRNMFDVNGDE, encoded by the coding sequence GTGAACCTAAAATTTACCGATACACAGAATATAGGTATTATTGGGGTGAGTGTCAGATTAATTAATGAAAAGAAACCTTCTTCCCAACAAACTGGCACAACCAACCAAGAAGGCAGCATTCGGATCAAAGTAGAGCCTGCAGCCACCTATCGCTTACAAGCCACTTTTATCGGATATAAACCCATTGATGAGTCAATCAGTTTTAAGAAAGAGGACATCGAACGCATTTTTGTTTTGACAGAAGATACGGCCTCGCTGGGCGAAGTAATTGTTACAGCAAAAAAACCCCTAATTACCCAAGTGGACGATATGAGTGTGGTGGATCCCAGCCCCGTTGCCGATATCAGCTCAAACGCGATGGAAGTTTTGGAGAAAATACCTGGCTTGTTTATAGACCAAGACGGAAACATCTACCTAAATAGTACCACGCCTGCCTCGGTGTATTTGAATGGCAGGGAACAAAAAATGAGCCGTGAAGACACCGCCGTCCTACTCAAAAACCTTCCCCCAAACAGCATCGAGCGGATCGAAATACTACGTACGCCTTCTGCCAAGTTTGATGCCAGCAGCAGTGGTGGATTGGTAAACGTTGTACTTAAGCGTGGATTCAAAATTGGAAGAACAGGAAGTCTATATTCGGGATATAGCCAAGGACGACATGCTGATGGGCGCTTGGGTATTAACCTGAACAATCAAGATGGTGGACGCACCTCATACTTTGGCCTTAGTTTAGGAGGGCGTACTGGGTTCGACCAGGTGGAAACCTCGCGACTGTTCTCGGCAGACTCGCTTTTGAGCCAGTTTGCCACAACAACCTCGCCGAACCAAAACATTTTCACCCGTTTCGGGTTTGGCTTTGAACCAAAGAAAAATTGGGAACTCAATCTCGATAGCCGTATTAGTACCAACCGCAATACTTCGGATGTGCTCAACCAAAACAGCATCCGCCGCGTAGGTTCCAGTTCCACTACCCCTTACTCCCAATCAGAAAACCTGACCAACAACAATGGCCTCAGTTGGTCTGTAAATCAAGAAGTTTCCACCAAGTACAAATTGGACAAAGAAGGCTCCGAATGGACCACCGAATTTGAAGCAACCTATGCAAAATCAAATGGTGAACAGGTATATAATAATGCCTTTATATTACCAACGGTCTTTAATACTGGTGGAGAAGGGGCTTCGGAAAATCAACGCTTCGCATTCACCGCCCAAAGTGACCTAAAATATAAACTCCCGGAGAAAATAACCTTAGAAGCTGGTATCAAGTCTAACTGGCAAAACATCCAAAACGAAGCCGATTACGTTCGGATTCAAGGGGCAACAAGAACACCAGACGCCTTCCGCACCCGTTCGTTTTCCTACACAGAAAACACCCATGCAGCATACCTTCAAGCCTCTAAAACCATTGGTTCATTTGTACTCAAATCTGGCCTCCGGCTCGAAAATGCGGATATTCGTGGAAACCAAACCATCCCCAATGACACGACTTTCCAAGTAAACCGTACCGATCTTTTCCCATACGCTTATCTGAGCCGTACCTTGGTTTCTATTTCAAACTTCGAGCTTAAAGGCTTTGCCATTTACCGGCGTTCCATTTCACGTCCCGGATACGGTTTTCTGAATCCATCCCCCCGCTATTTAGACCAATATGCCTACGAAGTAGGAAATCCTAACCTGCGTCCTCAATTCACAACCAATTACGAACTGAATATCAGTGTAGGAGACATGCCCATTTTTGCCATTGGTCGTAATGATACCAAAGACATTTTCACAAATGTGGTGTATCAAGATCCTAAGAACCCCAGTGTAGCCGTTCGGACCTACGATAACCTAGGAAAACGTGCCGAAGATTATTTCCGTCTTACAGCCGCCATCCCACCTGGCGGGCGCTATTTCTTTGTGGTCGGCACGCAATATGGCCGAAACCGTTACGATGGGCTTTATGAGAACAAACCACTGACATTCGACCGTGGGTCTTGGTCTTTTTTCACCTTCCACATGTTCAAAGTGGATAAAAATACCAACCTAACCCTAAATGGTTTTATGCAAGTGAACGGTCAACAACAGTTTTATGAATTGGAAAACTTCGGGGCATTAAGCGTAGGAATCACCCGTAAATTTTTGAAAGACAAACTAAATGTGGCCCTCCGAATCAATGATATACTCAACACCCAAAAGAACCATTTCAACCTTAGTCAAGGTACAGTCCAAGCAAGCGGATTCCGGTCAGGCGACACCCGCCGTATTGGGCTGAATATTCGATACAACTTTGGTTTCCGCCAGAAAGAGGAAAAACGGAATATGTTCGACGTAAATGGGGATGAATGA
- a CDS encoding M1 family metallopeptidase, whose product MRKNSIFFLFLVPMIAWAQQPTRPIPYPVFASPQFEAAITKGTRTKTGMPGPNYWANSANYTMETELDPASKLITSSATIQYLNNSPNDLNFLMINLRQNLYKPTAFRNRPIPFATDGMNITETSVLTSKPGESEQWVKVTPQVNGTQMRVSLPQPLKAKHSITLHIKWSFTLPERSFRMGHDKEVFIVAYWFPQLAVYDDVRGWDSDQYIGNGEFYNDFGNYDVKITVPKGYLVSGTGALQNPAAVLDADRLARLREAASQDSVVHVLTKEERDAGKATLSASDKLTWHFKAEKVRDFTWATSDKYIWDATRAAVGDLNKDGKTDYSMIHAFYRPEKTVWKQSAKYARFSIEHLSQRYIPYPWPHMSTIEGFIGGGMEFPMLTHIGGSRTPQALFGVTYHEIAHMWFPMIVGVDEKSFCWAEEGITTYNENDGYNAFFPKENAWDPKVNSYFRIAGTGNEIEIGRHTDNYPITSPARGIAAYDKPATLLRALGGVVGHEKVVGALREYANRWAFKYPYDQDFFNTFEDVLGKDMDWFWTSGWFTTWTVDQGVQSVTPKGKKTTIVIEDKGNFPMMALVEVTYANGQKETLTLPVTDWLKGSRTSKLEVAKGVVQKVEIDPQQTSMDINRANNIWEKK is encoded by the coding sequence ATGCGTAAAAACTCTATTTTTTTTCTCTTTCTTGTCCCCATGATTGCGTGGGCACAGCAACCTACAAGGCCAATTCCATATCCCGTATTCGCCTCCCCTCAATTTGAAGCGGCAATCACAAAAGGAACCCGTACCAAGACGGGTATGCCAGGTCCGAATTACTGGGCCAATAGTGCAAACTACACCATGGAGACCGAACTAGACCCTGCTTCTAAACTCATTACCAGTTCTGCCACCATTCAATACCTCAATAACAGTCCAAACGACCTTAATTTTCTGATGATAAATTTGCGTCAGAACCTCTACAAACCCACCGCGTTCCGAAATCGTCCTATTCCTTTTGCCACCGATGGCATGAATATCACCGAGACCAGCGTATTGACGAGCAAGCCTGGTGAATCCGAACAATGGGTCAAGGTTACGCCACAAGTAAACGGAACCCAAATGCGGGTTTCACTACCACAACCATTAAAGGCCAAGCACAGCATTACTTTACACATTAAATGGTCTTTTACGTTACCCGAACGTTCTTTTCGGATGGGTCACGACAAAGAAGTATTTATTGTGGCGTATTGGTTCCCCCAATTGGCGGTGTATGATGATGTGCGTGGATGGGACAGTGACCAATACATCGGAAATGGCGAATTTTACAATGACTTTGGCAACTATGATGTAAAAATCACCGTGCCGAAAGGCTATTTGGTTTCCGGAACAGGTGCTTTACAAAACCCAGCAGCAGTTTTGGATGCCGACCGATTGGCGCGGTTACGCGAAGCCGCAAGTCAAGACTCGGTGGTGCATGTGCTCACCAAAGAAGAGCGTGATGCTGGCAAAGCAACCCTCTCCGCTTCTGATAAATTGACGTGGCACTTTAAAGCAGAAAAAGTACGAGACTTTACTTGGGCTACTTCGGATAAATATATCTGGGACGCCACAAGAGCAGCGGTGGGCGACCTAAATAAGGACGGCAAAACAGACTATTCGATGATCCACGCGTTTTATCGTCCCGAAAAAACGGTCTGGAAGCAATCCGCAAAATATGCCCGCTTTAGTATCGAGCATCTTTCCCAACGGTATATCCCCTACCCCTGGCCCCACATGAGTACCATCGAAGGTTTTATTGGCGGTGGTATGGAGTTTCCGATGTTAACGCATATTGGTGGCTCACGAACCCCACAAGCACTTTTTGGGGTCACGTATCACGAAATTGCTCATATGTGGTTCCCGATGATTGTAGGGGTGGATGAAAAGTCCTTCTGTTGGGCCGAAGAAGGGATCACGACCTATAATGAAAATGATGGCTATAATGCATTTTTCCCAAAAGAAAACGCTTGGGATCCCAAAGTAAACAGCTACTTCCGAATTGCCGGAACAGGAAATGAAATTGAAATCGGACGCCACACCGATAACTACCCTATAACCTCACCAGCACGTGGAATTGCTGCATACGATAAGCCTGCCACCTTACTGCGCGCACTGGGAGGCGTGGTCGGTCACGAAAAGGTTGTTGGCGCACTTCGGGAATATGCCAATAGATGGGCCTTTAAGTATCCATACGACCAAGACTTCTTTAATACATTCGAAGATGTCTTGGGTAAAGATATGGATTGGTTCTGGACTTCAGGATGGTTCACGACCTGGACGGTGGACCAGGGGGTGCAAAGTGTAACCCCGAAAGGTAAAAAAACTACCATTGTTATTGAAGACAAAGGCAATTTCCCCATGATGGCCCTGGTAGAAGTAACGTATGCAAATGGACAAAAAGAAACGCTGACTCTCCCTGTAACGGATTGGCTTAAAGGAAGCCGTACTTCCAAGTTGGAGGTTGCCAAAGGTGTGGTCCAAAAAGTTGAAATTGATCCCCAACAAACTTCAATGGATATAAACCGTGCCAACAACATTTGGGAGAAAAAATAA